One Gallus gallus isolate bGalGal1 chromosome 11, bGalGal1.mat.broiler.GRCg7b, whole genome shotgun sequence DNA window includes the following coding sequences:
- the LOC101751691 gene encoding C-factor, whose product MVWGRPPCPTHCSMEGLSARSVLVTGCDGGMGLELLKRFLELPTPPQCLFAACTDPDGKAINEMALGSPSVVILPLDVTDPSSIQAAVGRVREELRGSGLNLLINSTGARRHSMLATESAENMALIYATNTIGPLQTSQAFMPLLKEAAEAHSGQGLSCGRAAIVNISSILGSIEVVEAWDERQDVSYRCSKAALNMLTKCLALEYGDSGILCVSVDPGCVVPPPGDGMGPVTLEESTQGVLQVLANLSATSNGTFWDWKGQRLPW is encoded by the exons ATGGTGTGGGGGCGGCCGCCCTGCCCAACCCATTGCAGCATGGAGGGTCTGAGCGCCCGCAGTGTGCTGGTGACGGGCTGTGATGGGGgcatggggctggagctgctcaaaCGCTTCCTGGAGCTGCCCACCCCCCCACAGTGCCTCTTCGCAGCCTGCACTGACCCCGATGGGAAG gCTATCAATGAGATGGCTTTGGGCAGCCCCAGCGTTGTGATCTTGCCTCTAG ATGTGACGGACCCCAGCAGCATCCAGGCTGCGGTGGGCAGGGTGCGGGAGGAGCTGCGTGGTTCTGGCCTCAACCTCCTGATCAACAGCACCGGGGCCAGGCGCCACAGCATGCTGGCCACTGAGTCCGCTGAGAACATGGCCCTCATCTACGCCACCAACACCATCGGGCCCCTGCAGACCAGCCAG GCGTTCATGCCCCTGCTGAAGGAGGCTGCAGAGGCACACAGTGGgcaggggctgagctgtggCAGGGCGGCCATCGTCAACATCTCCAGCATCCTGGGCTCCATCGAGGTGGTGGAGGCATGGGATGAGAGGCAGGACGTGTCCTACCGCTGCAGCAAG GCTGCTCTCAACATGCTCACCAAGTGCCTGGCCCTGGAGTATGGTGACAGTGGGATCCTCTGCGTGTCCGTGGACCCTGGCTGTGTGGTACCACCACCAGGAGATGGGATG GGACCAGTGACATTGGAAGAGAGCACCCAAGGCGTCCTGCAAGTCCTTGCCAACCTCTCGGCCACCAGCAATGGAACCTTCTGGGACTGGAAGGGACAGAGGCTGCCGTGGTGA